The Candidatus Bipolaricaulota bacterium genome includes a window with the following:
- a CDS encoding 3-oxoacyl-ACP reductase FabG, with translation MNETKKGAIVTGSSRGIGAAIAVRLAAAGYGVCVNYVNNRARAEELVKRITDEGGEAFPFQADVSDFEQVAALVEETVKRFSGIRIVVNNAGFSQHRTVEEMTVADWERSVAVNLSAAFYTVKAALPYLKSEPWGRIVNICSLRAMTGSDHGAHYAAAKSGLIGLTKSLALELAPNITVNAVSPGYTYTDMTARTLDEKGDQIYSKIPARRAAQPEEIAALVGFLCSEEAGYITGETININGGIYMR, from the coding sequence ATGAACGAAACGAAGAAAGGCGCCATTGTAACAGGAAGCTCGCGCGGGATCGGGGCGGCAATCGCGGTGCGGTTGGCCGCCGCGGGGTACGGAGTATGCGTGAACTACGTCAATAACCGCGCCCGCGCTGAGGAGCTCGTGAAGCGGATAACCGATGAGGGTGGAGAAGCGTTCCCGTTCCAGGCCGACGTCTCCGATTTCGAGCAGGTTGCTGCTCTCGTCGAGGAGACGGTGAAGCGGTTCTCGGGGATCAGGATCGTGGTGAACAATGCCGGATTCTCCCAACACCGGACCGTGGAAGAGATGACGGTGGCCGATTGGGAGCGGTCGGTGGCGGTGAACCTGTCCGCCGCGTTCTACACGGTGAAGGCCGCCCTTCCCTACTTGAAGAGCGAGCCGTGGGGGAGGATCGTCAACATCTGCTCCCTGCGGGCGATGACCGGATCGGACCACGGGGCGCACTATGCCGCGGCCAAGTCCGGGTTGATCGGGCTGACCAAGTCGCTCGCGTTGGAACTCGCCCCCAACATCACGGTGAACGCGGTTTCGCCCGGGTACACCTACACCGACATGACGGCGAGGACGCTCGACGAGAAGGGCGATCAGATCTATTCCAAGATTCCGGCCCGTCGTGCCGCTCAGCCGGAGGAGATCGCCGCTCTCGTTGGGTTCCTCTGTTCCGAGGAGGCGGGCTACATCACCGGGGAGACGATCAACATCAACGGCGGAATCTACATGCGATGA
- a CDS encoding GNAT family N-acetyltransferase, with product MTDIREYDPARDFEAVKRIWSEVGWFRGEKREEEGLQALLAVARSWVGELAGSVESHVATLTGTILYLDRDLPFSGIAGVTTSRIARHRGLTARLVAHAIARAAEDGAAVCGLGMFDQGYYERFGFGTGSYEHSFTFDPAALRVPAPPRVPLRLGPDDWERIHENRLARLRRHGGCNITPPGFTRGEMVWGKNGFGLGYADESGALTHHLWMSTESPESGPYAVQWMAYRSGEELRELLALIKTLSDQIPAVRMVEPPGVQLQDFIDRPFRLRQLTRGGRFEARANATAYWQVRILDLDACIGAVRIPEKIEFNLELSDPITDYLPPDAPWRGIGGKYVVHLGPESTVHPGQAPGLPVLQASVGAFTRGWFGVLPASGLAVSDEFAGPEELIKGLDRVLRLPVPHPDWDF from the coding sequence ATGACCGACATCAGGGAGTACGACCCAGCCCGCGACTTCGAGGCCGTAAAGCGGATCTGGAGCGAGGTCGGATGGTTTCGCGGGGAGAAGCGGGAGGAGGAGGGCCTGCAGGCGCTCCTGGCCGTCGCGCGCAGCTGGGTGGGGGAGCTGGCCGGGAGTGTGGAATCGCACGTCGCGACCCTTACCGGAACGATCCTCTACCTCGACCGTGATCTCCCGTTCTCCGGGATCGCTGGGGTGACGACGAGTCGGATCGCCCGGCACCGCGGCCTCACGGCACGGCTCGTCGCACACGCGATCGCCCGCGCCGCCGAGGACGGCGCAGCGGTATGCGGCCTGGGAATGTTCGACCAGGGGTATTACGAGCGGTTCGGGTTTGGGACCGGATCCTACGAACACTCGTTCACCTTCGATCCCGCTGCCCTGCGGGTACCGGCTCCTCCCCGTGTCCCGCTTCGCCTCGGCCCGGATGACTGGGAGAGGATCCACGAAAATCGCCTCGCACGCCTGCGGCGACACGGGGGATGCAACATCACCCCACCTGGATTCACGCGGGGGGAGATGGTGTGGGGGAAGAACGGGTTCGGGCTCGGGTACGCGGATGAGTCCGGAGCGTTGACCCATCATCTGTGGATGTCGACGGAGAGCCCGGAGAGCGGGCCGTACGCGGTCCAGTGGATGGCGTACCGAAGTGGAGAGGAGCTGCGTGAGCTCCTCGCGCTTATCAAGACGCTGTCGGATCAGATTCCGGCGGTGCGGATGGTCGAGCCTCCCGGGGTGCAGCTGCAGGACTTCATCGACCGACCGTTCCGGCTGCGGCAGCTCACCCGGGGTGGGAGGTTCGAGGCGCGGGCGAACGCCACCGCATACTGGCAGGTGCGGATCCTCGATCTTGACGCATGCATCGGGGCGGTCAGGATCCCGGAGAAGATCGAGTTCAACCTCGAGCTTTCCGATCCGATCACCGATTACCTCCCGCCCGATGCCCCGTGGCGCGGGATCGGGGGAAAGTACGTGGTCCATCTCGGCCCGGAGTCGACCGTCCATCCGGGCCAGGCCCCCGGCCTTCCGGTACTGCAGGCGTCGGTAGGGGCGTTCACGCGGGGGTGGTTCGGGGTCCTTCCCGCAAGCGGTTTGGCAGTGAGCGATGAGTTCGCCGGGCCGGAGGAGCTGATCAAAGGGCTCGATCGCGTCCTCAGGCTTCCGGTTCCAC